From a region of the Ktedonobacterales bacterium genome:
- a CDS encoding sigma-70 family RNA polymerase sigma factor produces the protein MTQRMNEQEWVPTLHDLLEKGRRRGFVRRDELEAALQRTRHYDPQAHVGLPEQVGDPQPQIAELEDLDEAVDQLLADDIDIVDDEEEEVRAREDTDIEHHLEELESDTTALHDLPDLGEAGRERLRRVEQLAREAERGEATEVDTITAYLREIGRVRMLSHQQEIDLAKRIEAGDKSAMSEFVLANLRLVVSIAKRYVGRGLTLLDLIQEGNIGLMRAVQRYDWRRGHRFSTHATWWIRQAISRAVADKGRAIRLPVYVNTALNRVRRERQRLIQELGREPTEFELADAVGMEVDRLHELEGAPGTPISLELPVGEDDEQELGDVLADEASQSPEDAAAMHTMKEEVREVLEDVLTPREQLVLELRFGLGGSGHTYPLEQVGRQLGITRERVRQIEAGALAKLRHPQVLDRLRG, from the coding sequence ATGACACAGCGTATGAATGAGCAGGAATGGGTCCCCACGCTACACGATTTGCTTGAGAAGGGCCGCAGGCGAGGTTTTGTGCGCCGTGATGAGCTAGAGGCTGCGCTCCAGCGCACCCGGCATTACGACCCGCAGGCCCACGTCGGCCTGCCTGAGCAGGTTGGCGATCCTCAGCCGCAAATAGCAGAGCTTGAGGACCTTGATGAAGCCGTGGATCAGCTCCTCGCCGACGATATTGATATTGTCGATGATGAGGAGGAAGAGGTCCGCGCCCGTGAGGATACCGATATAGAGCATCATCTGGAAGAACTGGAAAGCGATACCACGGCGCTGCACGATTTGCCCGATCTGGGAGAGGCCGGGCGCGAGCGCCTGCGCCGGGTAGAGCAACTCGCCCGCGAGGCTGAGCGCGGCGAGGCGACTGAAGTCGATACGATTACCGCCTATCTGCGTGAGATCGGGCGGGTGCGTATGCTTAGCCATCAGCAAGAGATCGATCTTGCAAAGCGGATTGAGGCTGGCGACAAGAGCGCCATGTCTGAATTTGTGCTGGCGAACCTGCGTCTGGTCGTGAGCATTGCCAAGCGTTACGTGGGACGTGGCCTGACGCTGCTGGACCTGATTCAGGAGGGGAATATCGGTCTGATGCGGGCGGTGCAACGCTATGATTGGCGGCGCGGCCACCGTTTCAGCACCCACGCGACGTGGTGGATTCGCCAGGCGATCAGCCGGGCGGTGGCCGATAAGGGCCGCGCGATTCGGCTGCCTGTCTACGTGAATACCGCGCTCAATCGGGTGCGCCGTGAGCGCCAGCGCCTGATTCAGGAGCTTGGCCGCGAGCCGACGGAGTTTGAGTTGGCCGATGCGGTTGGCATGGAAGTGGATCGTCTGCACGAGTTGGAGGGCGCGCCCGGTACGCCGATCTCTCTCGAACTGCCGGTTGGGGAGGACGATGAGCAGGAACTGGGCGATGTCCTGGCAGATGAGGCGTCTCAGTCGCCGGAGGATGCGGCGGCGATGCACACCATGAAGGAAGAGGTGCGCGAGGTGCTGGAAGACGTGCTGACGCCCCGCGAGCAGTTAGTGTTGGAGCTGCGCTTCGGGTTGGGCGGCAGCGGCCATACCTACCCTCTGGAGCAGGTGGGCCGCCAGCTTGGCATCACCCGCGAGCGCGTGCGCCAGATTGAGGCTGGCGCGCTGGCGAAGCTGCGCCATCCGCAGGTGTTGGATCGCCTGCGCGGTTAA